Proteins from a genomic interval of Halorussus rarus:
- a CDS encoding mycofactocin-coupled SDR family oxidoreductase, whose protein sequence is MAEYDFDGRVAFVTGAARGQGRSHALRYAENGADVVCADIAETTDESTYELGDETELDETVREVEERGQRALGVQMDVSEEAEVEAGVEEAVSEFGRIDFLANNAGVAPVSGLMDLDEETWDHALDVNLKGMWLCAKHVGGHMVDRGEGGRIVNTSSTAGMVASPGLGHYTAAKHGVLGLTKTLAMELAQHDVTVNAVCPSAVDTPMTGGIVESIGEEMAEIAEQSGPDNVLGEIIEPEDVSAAFMWLSSDDARFVTGIALPVAAGATAI, encoded by the coding sequence ATGGCGGAGTACGACTTCGACGGACGCGTGGCGTTCGTGACCGGGGCGGCCCGGGGGCAGGGCCGCTCGCACGCGCTACGGTACGCCGAGAACGGCGCCGACGTGGTGTGTGCCGACATCGCCGAGACGACCGACGAGTCGACCTACGAGCTCGGCGACGAGACCGAACTCGACGAGACCGTCCGGGAGGTCGAGGAGCGGGGCCAGCGGGCCCTCGGCGTCCAGATGGACGTCTCCGAGGAGGCCGAGGTCGAGGCCGGGGTCGAGGAGGCCGTCTCGGAGTTCGGCCGCATCGACTTCCTCGCGAACAACGCAGGGGTCGCGCCGGTCTCCGGGCTGATGGACCTCGACGAGGAGACCTGGGACCACGCACTCGACGTGAACCTCAAGGGGATGTGGCTCTGCGCCAAGCACGTCGGCGGACACATGGTCGACCGCGGCGAGGGCGGGCGCATCGTCAACACCTCCTCGACCGCCGGGATGGTCGCCTCGCCGGGGCTGGGTCACTACACCGCCGCGAAACACGGCGTGCTGGGGCTCACGAAGACCCTGGCGATGGAGCTGGCACAGCACGACGTGACGGTCAACGCGGTCTGTCCCTCGGCGGTCGACACCCCGATGACCGGCGGCATCGTCGAGTCCATCGGCGAGGAGATGGCCGAAATCGCCGAACAGTCCGGCCCCGACAACGTGCTCGGCGAGATAATCGAGCCGGAGGACGTGAGCGCGGCGTTCATGTGGTTGTCGAGCGACGACGCCCGGTTCGTCACCGGCATCGCGCTCCCTGTCGCCGCGGGGGCGACCGCGATTTGA